The following are encoded in a window of Mycobacterium sp. ELW1 genomic DNA:
- a CDS encoding wax ester/triacylglycerol synthase family O-acyltransferase: protein MQRLSGLDASFLYLETPSQPLHVCSILELDASTIPGGYSFERLRDELALRVKAIPSFRERLANSFLNLDHPVWVEDEHFEIDRHLHRIGLPAPGGRVELGEICGHLASLPLDRRHPLWETWVIEGVGGTDARNGGRLAVLTKVHHAAVDGVTGANLMSQLCSTEPDAPPPDPVDGQGDTNQLRIALGGLGRFATRPLTLATKVLPGTITTVVDTIQRAVGGRAMAAPFAAPQTKFNASVTAHRNVAFAELDFEDIKTVKNHFGVKVNDVVMALVAGVLRQFLLDRDELPESSLVAMVPVSVHDRSDRPGRNQVSGMFTKLETQIADPAERLKAIAEANTTAKEHSSAIGATLLQDWSQFAGPAVFGIAMRVYARSSLTESRPVHNLVVSNVPGPQIPLYFLGAEVSAMYPLGPIFHGSGLNITVMSLNGKLDVGLISCPELLPDLWDLADDFAVGMKELLDATR from the coding sequence CTGCAGCGACTCAGCGGCCTCGATGCCAGCTTCCTTTATCTCGAAACCCCCTCACAGCCACTGCATGTGTGTTCGATCCTGGAGCTCGACGCGTCCACGATCCCCGGCGGTTACAGCTTCGAGCGGCTTCGTGACGAATTGGCCTTGCGCGTCAAGGCAATTCCGAGTTTCCGCGAACGCCTCGCCAACAGCTTCCTCAATCTCGACCATCCGGTGTGGGTGGAAGACGAGCACTTCGAGATCGACCGCCACCTGCACCGAATCGGACTGCCCGCACCGGGCGGCCGGGTCGAGCTGGGGGAGATCTGCGGCCACCTGGCCTCGCTGCCGCTGGATCGCCGCCACCCGCTGTGGGAGACCTGGGTCATCGAGGGTGTCGGCGGAACCGACGCCCGCAACGGCGGACGGCTCGCCGTGCTGACGAAGGTCCACCACGCCGCGGTCGACGGGGTGACCGGTGCCAATCTCATGTCGCAGCTGTGCAGCACCGAACCCGACGCTCCGCCGCCGGACCCGGTCGACGGACAGGGCGACACCAACCAGCTGCGTATCGCGCTCGGCGGGTTGGGCCGGTTCGCCACCCGGCCCCTGACGCTGGCCACCAAAGTGCTGCCCGGCACCATCACGACCGTCGTCGACACCATCCAGCGCGCGGTCGGCGGCCGGGCGATGGCGGCCCCGTTCGCGGCACCGCAGACCAAGTTCAACGCCAGCGTCACCGCCCATCGCAACGTCGCGTTCGCCGAACTGGACTTCGAGGACATCAAGACGGTCAAGAACCACTTCGGCGTCAAGGTCAACGATGTGGTGATGGCCCTGGTCGCCGGGGTGTTGCGGCAGTTCCTGCTGGACCGCGACGAACTTCCCGAGTCGTCCCTGGTCGCCATGGTGCCGGTGTCGGTGCACGACCGCTCGGACCGGCCGGGCCGCAACCAGGTATCGGGCATGTTCACCAAGCTGGAGACCCAGATCGCCGATCCGGCCGAACGGCTGAAGGCCATCGCCGAGGCGAACACCACCGCCAAGGAACACAGCTCCGCGATCGGGGCCACCCTCCTGCAGGACTGGAGCCAATTCGCCGGGCCCGCCGTCTTCGGCATCGCCATGCGGGTGTACGCCCGAAGCAGCCTGACCGAGTCCCGCCCGGTGCACAACCTCGTGGTGTCCAACGTGCCCGGCCCGCAGATTCCGCTGTACTTCCTCGGCGCCGAAGTCAGCGCGATGTATCCGTTGGGGCCGATCTTCCACGGCTCCGGACTGAACATCACGGTGATGTCACTCAACGGCAAACTCGACGTCGGATTGATCAGTTGCCCCGAGCTGCTGCCCGATCTCTGGGACCTGGCCGACGACTTCGCCGTCGGCATGAAGGAACTGCTCGACGCCACCAGATGA
- a CDS encoding alpha/beta hydrolase: MRLDRRSRAVRTALVLPAVAALVVSAGCSSTVSGMAVLAGPQVGQPVQWGPCRLAGGGGGNALPIPAGAECGKIAVPVDYAKPDGAVATLALIRFPATGQKIGSLIINPGGPGESGIEAASSIVENLPSSVRQGFDMVGFDPRGVGSSTPALWCNSDADNDRIRADPQVDYSPKGIEHIEGQTKAFVQRCVDKMGKDFLENVGTANVAKDLDALRAAVGDDKLTYLGYSYGTRIGSAYAEAYPDKVRAMILDGAVDPNADPIQADIDQAAAFQQAFNDYAADCVKDPSCPLGNDAAKAVDVYRSLVDPLVDKPLPTSDPRGLGYSDAIIGTIMALYSPNLWRHLTQGLTEMTNGRGDTMLALADMYMRRDARGHYTNATDARIAVNCVDQPAITDRQKVIEEDKKMREVAPFMSYGDFTGHAPLSTCAFWPVPPTSTPHAVKAPGLPPVLVVSTTNDPATPYQAGVDLAKQLGGALLTFNGTQHTVVFQGNTCVDNYAAAYLVDLKLPPPGATC; encoded by the coding sequence ATGAGGCTTGACCGGAGATCACGCGCTGTCCGCACCGCTTTGGTGCTCCCCGCCGTGGCCGCGCTCGTCGTGAGCGCCGGCTGCAGCTCCACGGTGTCGGGGATGGCAGTGCTCGCCGGACCTCAGGTCGGGCAGCCCGTGCAGTGGGGACCGTGCCGGCTGGCCGGCGGCGGCGGTGGCAACGCGTTGCCGATCCCGGCCGGGGCGGAATGCGGCAAGATCGCCGTGCCCGTCGACTACGCCAAGCCGGACGGCGCCGTGGCGACGCTTGCTCTGATCCGCTTCCCGGCGACCGGGCAGAAGATCGGCTCGCTCATCATCAACCCGGGCGGCCCCGGCGAGTCCGGCATCGAGGCCGCGTCGAGCATCGTGGAAAACCTGCCCAGCTCGGTGCGGCAGGGCTTCGACATGGTCGGCTTCGACCCGCGCGGTGTCGGCTCGTCCACCCCGGCGCTGTGGTGCAACTCCGATGCCGACAACGACCGCATCCGGGCCGATCCGCAGGTCGACTACAGCCCCAAGGGCATTGAGCACATCGAGGGTCAGACCAAGGCCTTCGTCCAGCGCTGCGTCGACAAAATGGGCAAGGACTTCCTGGAGAACGTCGGCACCGCCAACGTCGCCAAGGATCTGGATGCGCTGCGCGCCGCCGTCGGCGACGACAAGCTCACCTACCTCGGCTACTCCTACGGCACCCGGATCGGCTCGGCGTACGCCGAGGCGTACCCGGACAAGGTGCGAGCGATGATCCTCGACGGCGCCGTCGATCCGAACGCCGATCCGATCCAGGCCGACATCGATCAGGCCGCGGCATTCCAGCAGGCCTTCAACGACTACGCCGCCGACTGCGTCAAGGACCCGAGCTGCCCGTTGGGCAACGACGCCGCCAAGGCTGTCGACGTCTACCGCAGCCTGGTCGACCCGTTGGTCGACAAGCCACTTCCGACCTCAGACCCGCGCGGGCTGGGTTACAGCGACGCGATCATCGGCACGATCATGGCGCTCTATTCGCCAAATCTGTGGCGGCACCTGACCCAGGGTCTGACCGAGATGACCAACGGCCGCGGCGACACCATGCTGGCGCTGGCCGACATGTACATGCGCCGGGATGCCAGGGGCCACTACACCAACGCCACCGACGCCCGGATCGCGGTCAACTGCGTAGATCAGCCTGCTATCACCGACCGCCAGAAGGTGATCGAGGAAGACAAGAAGATGCGCGAGGTCGCGCCGTTCATGAGCTACGGCGACTTCACCGGGCACGCCCCGCTGAGCACCTGCGCCTTCTGGCCGGTGCCGCCGACCAGCACCCCGCATGCGGTCAAGGCGCCGGGGCTGCCGCCGGTGCTGGTGGTGTCGACGACCAACGATCCGGCGACGCCGTATCAGGCCGGCGTCGACCTGGCCAAGCAGCTCGGCGGAGCGCTCTTGACCTTCAACGGAACTCAGCACACGGTGGTCTTCCAGGGCAACACCTGCGTCGACAACTACGCCGCCGCCTATCTCGTCGATCTGAAGCTGCCTCCGCCCGGCGCCACGTGCTGA
- a CDS encoding alpha/beta hydrolase codes for MAPPAVAAPNPGAGQTTAPQVTWGSCQRFLGDNARDLPSAQCTAVPVPITAADPTGPQAQLAVIKVPASGQRIGALFVNPGGPGASAVDSAAGMAFALAGSPINEHFDIVGFDPRGVGHSTPSVRCRTDAQFDAWRKNPMVDYSPAGVAAIEQINRDYVKECADKMGTAFLAGVGTDSAAKDMDTVRQVLGDDRINYLGFSYGTELGTAYLEKFPDRVRTMVLDGAIDPAQNTVDSIIEQMTGFQVAFNDYAADCAKSAGCPLGTDPAHWVDRYHQLVDPLVTKPAPTSDPRGLSYQDAITGTFNALYTPQYWKFLTSGLLGLQRKTDAGDLLMLADEYEGRDPYGHYSNGQDAFNAVRCVDGPTPTDPATWADIDRRTRELAPFQAYGQFTGLAPRDICAFWPVPPTSAPHPATPAPPGSVVVVSTTHDPATPYEAGVNLARQLNAPLITFDGTQHTAVFNGNQCVDSAIVNYFVDQTVPGNLRC; via the coding sequence ATGGCTCCGCCGGCTGTTGCTGCCCCGAACCCGGGAGCCGGTCAGACGACAGCGCCACAAGTTACCTGGGGAAGCTGCCAGCGCTTCCTCGGCGATAACGCCCGCGATCTACCGAGCGCACAGTGCACCGCCGTGCCCGTGCCGATCACTGCCGCCGATCCCACTGGGCCCCAAGCACAGTTGGCCGTCATCAAGGTCCCGGCCAGCGGCCAGCGCATCGGCGCGCTGTTCGTCAACCCCGGTGGGCCCGGCGCCTCGGCCGTCGACTCGGCCGCCGGCATGGCGTTCGCGTTGGCCGGCAGCCCGATCAACGAGCATTTCGACATCGTCGGATTCGACCCGCGCGGGGTCGGCCACTCGACGCCGTCGGTGCGCTGCCGCACCGACGCCCAATTCGACGCCTGGCGCAAGAACCCGATGGTCGACTACAGCCCTGCCGGCGTGGCCGCGATCGAACAGATCAACCGCGACTACGTCAAGGAATGCGCGGACAAGATGGGCACCGCGTTCCTCGCCGGCGTCGGAACCGATTCGGCCGCAAAGGATATGGACACCGTCCGCCAAGTCCTCGGCGACGACCGGATCAACTACCTCGGGTTCAGCTACGGCACCGAACTGGGTACCGCGTACCTGGAGAAATTCCCCGACCGGGTCCGCACGATGGTGCTCGACGGGGCCATCGATCCCGCCCAGAACACCGTCGACTCGATCATCGAGCAGATGACCGGCTTCCAGGTGGCGTTCAACGACTACGCCGCCGACTGCGCCAAGTCGGCGGGCTGCCCGCTCGGCACCGACCCGGCGCACTGGGTGGACCGGTACCACCAGCTGGTCGATCCGCTGGTGACCAAGCCGGCCCCGACATCCGACCCGCGTGGCTTGAGCTACCAGGACGCCATCACCGGCACCTTCAACGCGCTGTACACCCCGCAGTACTGGAAGTTCCTCACCAGCGGGCTGCTGGGATTGCAACGCAAGACCGACGCCGGTGATCTGCTGATGCTGGCCGATGAATACGAAGGCCGCGATCCCTACGGCCACTACAGCAACGGGCAGGACGCGTTCAACGCCGTCCGCTGCGTCGACGGTCCTACGCCGACCGATCCGGCAACGTGGGCCGACATCGACCGCCGCACGCGCGAGCTGGCACCGTTCCAGGCCTACGGTCAGTTCACCGGTCTGGCGCCCCGCGACATCTGCGCGTTCTGGCCGGTGCCGCCCACCTCGGCGCCGCATCCCGCCACACCTGCGCCGCCCGGCAGCGTCGTCGTCGTCTCCACGACGCACGACCCCGCCACGCCGTACGAGGCGGGGGTCAACCTGGCGCGACAACTCAACGCACCGTTGATCACCTTCGACGGCACTCAGCACACCGCCGTGTTCAACGGGAACCAGTGCGTCGACTCGGCGATCGTGAACTACTTCGTCGACCAGACGGTGCCGGGCAATCTGCGCTGCTGA